Part of the Candidatus Thiothrix putei genome, AGCCACCGCCCGCATCTGGCTATGCACCCAAGCCACCGACATGCGCAAAAGCTTTACGGGGCTGACCGCTTTGGTGAAAAACCAGTTAGGGCAAAATCCCCTGAGTGGGCATTATTTCGTGTTTGTGAACCTGCGTAAAACCCAGATGAAGATCCTCTATTTTGAACCCGGCGGCTATTGCTTATGGAGCCAACGCCTGGAGCAGGGCCAATACCGGGTGCAGCCGACAACTAGCGGGCAGCGCGAACTGACCCGGACGGATTTGCAGTTGATTTTGGCGGGCATTGAGGTGCAAAAATCCAGACAATTCAAGCGTTACCAGTATCCTGTGCAGCCACATTCTGGTACAATAAGCCCATGATTTTTAAAGCCATCCACCCCGTCTGACACCAGCGTTCCCATGCCGCCGATTGTGGCGGAAATGCTGGCGTTGCGTGAGGAAAATGCTGCCCTGAAACAGGATATAGCCGAATTAAAACGCCAATTAGCGTGGTTCAGGCAACATGTCTTTGGCAGCAAATCGGAAAAGCGTCCGGTTGAGATACCGGTGGCGCAGTTGCCGTTGTTTGCCCCCGCCGCCACCCCGGTTGCCGCACCCGAGGGTGAAAGCATTACCGTCACCTACCAACGCGGCAAAGCCCCCAAGCTGCGCCCCGATGACTGCGTGAATGACAGCGGGTTACGCTTTACCGCCGATGTCCCGGTCAAGGTGATTCACCTCACCCCGCCGGAACTTCAGGGGGAAGAGGCTGACCAGTATGAGGTGATCGGCACCCAGGTGACCCATCGGGTGGCGCAACGCCCTGCCAGCTACCTCATCCTGCAATACGAGCGCCCGGTCATCAAACGTAAGGGCAGTGCTTCGGCTTCGCTCAGCAACCCACCACTTCCCAGCCCTGCACCCGCCAACGTGCTGGAACGTAGTGTCACCGATGTCAGCTTTTTGGTGGGGATGTTGGTGGACAAGTTCCAGTACCACCTGCCGTTGTACCGCCAGCACCAACGCCTGACCCAAGCGGGGATCACCCTCAGCCGCACGACGCTGACCAATGCGGTGAAACGTGCCATCGACCTGCTCAAACCCATTGCCGAAGCGCAACTCGCCAGTGTACTGCAAAGCAAGCTGCTGGCGATGGACGAAACCCCCATCAAAGCCAGCCCCGCAGGCAACGGCAAGATGAAGCAAGGCTACTTCTGGCCGCTGTACGGGGATCAGGACGAAATCGTCTTCACCTTCTCCGCCAGCCGTGGGCGGCAACACATTGAAAAGACTCTTCGCCAACAGTTCAGCGGCACACTGCTCAGCGACGGTTACCGTGCTTATGCCAGTTACGTCAACGCCAATGACAAGATTACCCATGCCCAATGCTGGGTACACAGCCGTCGCACCTTCATTGCCGCCGAAACCGCTGAACCACAAGCAGTACGCCAAGCCCTTGACACTATCGCGGCACTCTATCAGCACGAAGCCCAGATTAACGAGAAAAAACTCGACGGGGAAGCCAAACGTACCTACCGCCTCACCCACAGCAAGCCGTTGGTCGACCAGTTCTTTGAATGGTGCCAAACCCAATTACAACGTACCGATTTAATCCCCTCCAACCCGCTGACCAAAGCCCTTGGTTATGTCATCCGCCGCGAACACGAACTGCGCGTGTTTCTGGAAGATCCCGACGTGCCAATGGATACCAACCACATCGAACGCGCCCTGCGGCCCATCCCCATGGGCAGGAAAAACTGGTTGTTCTGCTGGACAGAACTCGGCGCGGAACACGTGGGCATCATCCAAAGCCTGATCACCACCTGCCGCCTGCATGACATTAACCCGTATGTCTATCTGATGGATGTTCTGTTGCGCGTTAGTGAGCATCCCGCTTCTCAGGTGCAAGACCTTACGCCAAGATGTTGGAAACAACGGTTTGCGGATAAGCCATTGCGCTCGGATTTGTTTGCGGATGTCAACGACGGGCTAGAATGACCGTTTACTTTCGGCAGACATTGGTAGCAGGTAGCGGCTTACGGCAAGCACAACATCCCGATAAGCCCACTAAAACCGCCAACCAGTGCCAACGTTTACTGGATGATGAGCTTATGTTATGGACATTTCTGCGTCATCCCGGTGTTCCTCTGACCAATAATGCCGCCGAACGTGCCATCCGCCCCTATGTCATCTGGCGTAAGACCAGTTTTTTCAGCCAATCTTTCCGGGGCGACCAATTCCGCCCGTTAATACTGACTATTGTGGAAACCTGCAAACGCCTAGGTGTCAGCGCTTACCGAATTATCCGCCAGGCGTGCCAGCAGGCACTGACCAAAAAACCAGTGACGGTGCGTTTGCCGATTCCTCCACCGCAAGTACTGAATCCGGTTACTGGATTTCTTGCCGCTTAAGGGGAGCTGTTCCGTGAACAGTTACTTGTGGGTGACTCAAATCAGCAATTAATGGTTTTGCTAGGGAGTTATTATTTGAATAAGTAAAACTGTCAAGTTTTAGTCTTTTCCATTAATCCATTTATGTACTCATTAATCTCATCACGAAAACGCATTGCGGAAAATCGCTGGGCAAATTGGTTAATGATTTTGGGGTCAAAGGTATGCTGTTTTGTCTCGAATTCATCCACTGCCTGGCGGATTGCAGCTTCGGTCTGTTCCGCAAAATGGATGCCAGTTTTATTATGAATGACAGTTTCTGCGGTTCCCCCCTGATTCAGGCAAATAACCGGTGTACCACAGGCTTGGGCTTCCACAGGGATAATACCGAAGTCTTCCAACGCGGCAAATACCAGCGCCTTCGCTTTTTGCATTAGACTGGTTACGATTTCATCAGGTTGATAGCCTAAAAACTCAATATTAGCAGTTGCCATCTTGCGTAATTTTTCCATTTCAGGGCCATTACCAACCACTAGCAGCTTGTGTGAGGTATTAGCAAATACCTGTATTATCAGATCTGTCCGTTTATAAGGAACCAGTCGTGAGAAAGTTAAATAATAATTTTCTTTATTTGTCTCTAAACTGAACCGATCAGTGTCTACAGGTGGGTAAATGACGTGAGCTTCCCGCCGATAAATTTTTTGGATGCGCTTGCGGACATAGTGTGAATTGGCAATGAAATAGTCCACACGGTTGCTACTGGCTACATCCCATAGGCGCAGACGATGTAAAGCATAGCGAGTAAGCCAAGATTTTATGCTGCTTTGTAAATTTCCGTCGCGCAGGTAGTCATGATACATATCCCAAGCGTAGCGTACCGGTGTGTGGCAATAGCACACATGTAACTGCCGGTGATGAGTTAACACACCTTTTGCGACCGAATGAGATGAAGATAATATTAGATCGTACTTTTCCAGATTGAACTGCTCAATCGCGAGGGGAAATAGTGGAAGGTAATGACGAAAGTGTTTACGGGCAAAGGGTAGTCGTTGGATGAATGATGTTTGGGTTCGTTTGTCAGCCAAAAGCGATGTGCGATCAGCATCATCCAGCCAGTCTACTAAGGTGAAGATGTCGGCTTCTGGGTATAGGCTGTTGAATGATCCGACACATTTTTCTGAACCTGCGATTTCACTAAGCCATTCATGTACGAGTGCAACTTGCATCTAAAAACCTTTGTAGTATTGATAAGTGTCTGTAACAATAAGCAGATTAATGCATGAGCAGAGAACACTCAAGCGCATTGCCTGCCGCGTTGCCGTTTGGGGGAATTAGCCGCTATTCTGCAAGGGGCGCAAGGCGTTATCGGCATGGATACCGGTTTAATGCATT contains:
- the tnpB gene encoding IS66 family insertion sequence element accessory protein TnpB (TnpB, as the term is used for proteins encoded by IS66 family insertion elements, is considered an accessory protein, since TnpC, encoded by a neighboring gene, is a DDE family transposase.), with the translated sequence MFAPAATARIWLCTQATDMRKSFTGLTALVKNQLGQNPLSGHYFVFVNLRKTQMKILYFEPGGYCLWSQRLEQGQYRVQPTTSGQRELTRTDLQLILAGIEVQKSRQFKRYQYPVQPHSGTISP
- a CDS encoding glycosyltransferase family 4 protein, whose translation is MQVALVHEWLSEIAGSEKCVGSFNSLYPEADIFTLVDWLDDADRTSLLADKRTQTSFIQRLPFARKHFRHYLPLFPLAIEQFNLEKYDLILSSSHSVAKGVLTHHRQLHVCYCHTPVRYAWDMYHDYLRDGNLQSSIKSWLTRYALHRLRLWDVASSNRVDYFIANSHYVRKRIQKIYRREAHVIYPPVDTDRFSLETNKENYYLTFSRLVPYKRTDLIIQVFANTSHKLLVVGNGPEMEKLRKMATANIEFLGYQPDEIVTSLMQKAKALVFAALEDFGIIPVEAQACGTPVICLNQGGTAETVIHNKTGIHFAEQTEAAIRQAVDEFETKQHTFDPKIINQFAQRFSAMRFRDEINEYINGLMEKTKT